One Stratiformator vulcanicus genomic window, AAATCGTCACCGACCGAAATGCCGGATCGACGACCCAGATGAGAGTCACTCCGGCCGCGAGATAATCCTTCACCTTCGCTTCGACGTATTGATGGCTGTCGGATGGTGAAAGAATTTCAACGACTAAAGTCGGCACACCGGTCAGATAAGTTTCATCATCCGCTTGCTGAGCTAATGTCGCAGCGTCGAAGTAAACGACGTCGACGCCGAACGAGGAACCAATTTCATCGAAGTTGACGCCAGCCTCGCCGCCAAAGACTTCCCCCCTCGGCTCCGGTCGCGACTCCAGCCACGATTCAAGCAGATGACAAATTCGCGAAATGCTCTTGGAGTGCCGCTTGTTACGCCTCGTCATCGGTAACTCAATCAATTCGCCTCGAATCAACATCCGGTCAACGGAGTCGTCTTCCGGAAGCGCAAGGAACTCCTCGATCGTCATCCGCTTCGGCGGGGAGGCGGTACTCATGGGATCGATCCATTGTCAGTACGCGGGCGATTGATTCACCTATATTCTACTTCCAAGGCGGGGTCGCGGGGAGATAGCCTTCGAATTCTTCGACAACTTTTGCTTCGTAGGCCCCCGCATACTCTCCACTTAAGAATTTGCCACACGATTCGTTCAGAAATCGTTCCCAGCTTGCTTCTTCGTGACCCGGATTGATGGGGTAGAACAAAGCTCCCACCGCGCGGGCGGCTTTCATATCACCCGGGGCGTCACCGATCATCAAAACCTTATCTTCGCCGTAGCCGAAATCTTTGGCCTGGCCCAGCGTTTCATTCTTTTTCCCGGCTTCCTGGCCGCAAATGGCATCGACGAACTGCTCGATGTCGTGCTCGCTCCACTCCTTCTGCAGCGCCGCGTTCGGTGTTGCCGAACACACGATCATGTCGGCCTGAGGACGAAGCTTTTCAAGGCTCTCACGCAGGTAGGGGAATGGCGAGACGCCGTGGACCATGTCGTCGACGGTCGCGTTGACGGCTTCGGACCATTTTAATGTCAGGACGAGATCCGGGTCGTTCGTCTTCTCGACTTCCGCCTTGAGCGCGGGATTGCCCAGCTTCGACTCGCGGGCAATCCAGTCCCGCAGCCCCTTTAATTCCGGCAGCTTCGCCTTGCGGCGAACGACTTCCGGCCGCTCTTCCAGCCAATCCAACGCTTCGGTCAACGCCGGGAAGCGATTGATGCCCCGCGACTTACTATAGAGGTTCACGAACTCGGCACATTCGCGGGCATATTTGCTGACTGCTTGAAGCCCGAAGTAATTGATAATATTAGGAATGAAGCACTCTTTGTGCTTAATCTCCATCGTGTCGAACGCGCAGCCGTCGGAGTCGATTCCGATTAAGAACTCGTGCTTCTTCTCGAAATTGGTGTCGAGCGGATTGTCAGACATCGCTAACTCTCATCTTTTAATTGTTCAAGAAAAAAGCCCACGAGTCACACCCCGTGGGTCTTTTATATTTATTACGCGGTGATCTATTTTCGATCCGCCTGCGGAACATAAGGTTCCAGGTGCTGATCGGCAAAAATGGGCTTCAGGCGCGTCAGGCGAAGCCGCCCGTCGACAACCGGAACGCTGACATGGTCCTGCCCGATCAGCGGCTTGCAGTAATTGACGAAGTCGTCCGTCACATCGGTCCCATCTTTGGTGATCCAGTCGGAGGGGAATGTCCTCTCGCTATTGGCGACCTCCGGGAGCGGAACCTTATCGAACCGCACGTTATAAATCGGCCCCTCATCCCGCAGAATTGTCGACATATACCCGTGCTCGCCGCTCGCGGCCAGATGGGCTGCCTTCTGCCCGACCCGATAAGCTTCATCGAGATCGACCGCGGAGGCGAACATCATATTGTGACGTTGATCGGTTCCGGGCACATTCGCGCGGGCAGCCCCTTTAACCGAAAGACCTTTCGAATTAAGGGCGTTAATCAGAGTTTGGGCGGTGGTAATCTGACTGGAACTGAACGAAGTATGCCCGAACGAGTCTTTCACCTCGCCAATATCGCCGAGCTTGAGGCCTTCACTGACGACCACGATTGCCCGACCGTTCGACTTCAGCTTGTCGTTAATCTGATCGGCGATTTGTTCGATCGAGATCGGTCGCTCGGCAAGATAGATCAGCAGCGGCATTTCCCGCTCGGGGTCGGCCAGCCGCGCAGCCGCCGGGATATATCCGATCTTTCGTCCCATCGCCTGCATCACCAAGACCGGATCGGCCGGGCAACTGCCGCGGTTTTCCTCATTCGCCAACTGGACGTTGTGAGCCCAGTAACGAGCGGTGCTGGCGTAGCCCGGCGTGTGATCGATCAGCTTGAATTCGCTGTCGCCGACGTCATTGTCGATCGTCTTCGGCACGCCGACGCCGGTGACGTCCAAGCCCCGTTCGCGGGCGATGTTGGCCACCTTGTTCGCCGTATCCATCGAGTCATTTCCGCCGATGTAGCAGAAGTAACCGATGTTATGAGCCTTGAAGATTTCGATCACACGGTCGAAGTCTTGATTCTGGTGCTCTTTCAATTTGTAGCGACACGTACCGATCGAACCGGCGGCGGGAGTCGTTCGCAGCAGCGCGATCTCGAGCGGATCCTGTTCGCTCAGGTTCAGCAACTCTTCTTTGAGCACCCCCTCGATCCCGTGCCAGCCGCCGTAAATCGTTCCGATTTCGGGCAAGTCGCGAGCGGTTTCGACAAGTCCCCGCAGGCTGTTGTTGATGACGGGCGACGGGCCGCCCGATTGGGCGACAATCATATTTTTCGGAGCAGACACAACACGATCCTCTAAGCCACGAACGCAAAAGGGTGAGGCCGGGGGCGATCACCTGTGCGGGACGCGCTCCCGCCGCGCGGATCATAAAGCAACGCCAGCGCGTTTTCAAAATAGCTCGCCACGCGCAGACTCCGACCTGGTGCCCCTCGCCGGAAGGTCGCGTGAAAGCTTCTTGCAGTTCGTTACGCTCACTCAGTAATCGGTGACAACTCCACGATCACGCCCGAGTACGACGAACGCAGCCCCAGCGGCTCGAAGACTGCCTTGAGAAAAGCCGTCGCGTCGGCACTGCGCAAGTCGAGCGTGACTCTCTGATTGAGGTCGACCCCCGCCTGCCGCAGCGCCGCGGCGTCGTATTGAAACTGCACTCCGGTCGATTCCAAATTTGCGATGATCGCAGTGACCGGAACATTTTCGGCCGACAGGGTAAACCTCCGGTCTTTGAGCAGCACCACATCGGTTGGTGCGACCGGAGGCTTTCCGGTCTCACGCAGCGGGACTTCTTGCGAGAATTGGGCGTGGTCGGCAATTTCGCCGCGCAACGTGACAACGCGA contains:
- a CDS encoding Uma2 family endonuclease; amino-acid sequence: MSTASPPKRMTIEEFLALPEDDSVDRMLIRGELIELPMTRRNKRHSKSISRICHLLESWLESRPEPRGEVFGGEAGVNFDEIGSSFGVDVVYFDAATLAQQADDETYLTGVPTLVVEILSPSDSHQYVEAKVKDYLAAGVTLIWVVDPAFRSVTIFEPNTPPRMVSGNGEVSCEPQLPGFAVPVSKFFARS
- a CDS encoding HAD family hydrolase — translated: MSDNPLDTNFEKKHEFLIGIDSDGCAFDTMEIKHKECFIPNIINYFGLQAVSKYARECAEFVNLYSKSRGINRFPALTEALDWLEERPEVVRRKAKLPELKGLRDWIARESKLGNPALKAEVEKTNDPDLVLTLKWSEAVNATVDDMVHGVSPFPYLRESLEKLRPQADMIVCSATPNAALQKEWSEHDIEQFVDAICGQEAGKKNETLGQAKDFGYGEDKVLMIGDAPGDMKAARAVGALFYPINPGHEEASWERFLNESCGKFLSGEYAGAYEAKVVEEFEGYLPATPPWK
- a CDS encoding diphosphate--fructose-6-phosphate 1-phosphotransferase, producing MSAPKNMIVAQSGGPSPVINNSLRGLVETARDLPEIGTIYGGWHGIEGVLKEELLNLSEQDPLEIALLRTTPAAGSIGTCRYKLKEHQNQDFDRVIEIFKAHNIGYFCYIGGNDSMDTANKVANIARERGLDVTGVGVPKTIDNDVGDSEFKLIDHTPGYASTARYWAHNVQLANEENRGSCPADPVLVMQAMGRKIGYIPAAARLADPEREMPLLIYLAERPISIEQIADQINDKLKSNGRAIVVVSEGLKLGDIGEVKDSFGHTSFSSSQITTAQTLINALNSKGLSVKGAARANVPGTDQRHNMMFASAVDLDEAYRVGQKAAHLAASGEHGYMSTILRDEGPIYNVRFDKVPLPEVANSERTFPSDWITKDGTDVTDDFVNYCKPLIGQDHVSVPVVDGRLRLTRLKPIFADQHLEPYVPQADRK